Genomic segment of Andrena cerasifolii isolate SP2316 chromosome 7, iyAndCera1_principal, whole genome shotgun sequence:
CAATGCGACGTTAACCTTACACGATTTTATAAGAAGCACGCGATCTTTCGGAATTTTAGGTATCCCCTTTAGAGGTCGGCTTAATAATCCTGTATTATCGAACGTTTACAGGTATTAGTCTTAAAAGAAAAAGGTAATTCTGCTTTGGAAGGGGGACGCTTCGAGGAGGCTATCAAACATTATACAGAGGCAATCGCTTTAGACGAAAACAATCATGTCCTGTACAGCAATAGGTCCGCGGCTTACGCTAAGGCAGGAAAGTACGAACAAGCATTGGAAGACGCAGAAAAGACCGTGAGCTTGAAACCCGATTGGGCGAAAGGTTATTCGCGCAAGGGCAGCACCCTTGCTTATTTGGGCAAATTTGACGCGTCTATGAAAGCTTACGAAACTGGCTTGCAGTTGGATCCCAATAATGCCCAACTTAAAAGCGGTTTGGTCAAGGTCATAGATCAAAAAATGGAAGCTTTTTCCAATCCCTTTAATATGCCCAATCTTTATATCCTGCTGGCGAACGACCCCAGAACCAAGGGCTACCTACAGGATCCAGAATATCTGAAGCTTCTCCAAGAGCTGCAAAGAAATCCACAGGCGCTCGATACGAAATTGCAAGACACGAGAGTGCTGACGACTCTTAGCGTAGTGTTAGGCGTTGACACGGATAAGGATGACGCTATGGAAACGGACCTGCTACAACCGCCGTCCCCTCCGAAACCCAAACAAGAGCCACCTGAGCCTCAGAATAAACCAGAGGATGATCTCCCTACTGAGAAAAGAGAAGCGCTGAAGGAGAAACAATTGGGTAACGATGCTTATAAAAAGAGGAGCTTCGAAGAGGCGCTAGAACACTATAACAAAGCTGTAGAATTGGATCCTACGGAGATTATTTACCTACTGAATATAGCAGCGGTGTACTTTGAACAAAAAGAGTACGATAAATGTATTAGTCAGTGCGAGAAGGCGAT
This window contains:
- the Stip1 gene encoding stress-induced phosphoprotein 1, whose protein sequence is MDQVLVLKEKGNSALEGGRFEEAIKHYTEAIALDENNHVLYSNRSAAYAKAGKYEQALEDAEKTVSLKPDWAKGYSRKGSTLAYLGKFDASMKAYETGLQLDPNNAQLKSGLVKVIDQKMEAFSNPFNMPNLYILLANDPRTKGYLQDPEYLKLLQELQRNPQALDTKLQDTRVLTTLSVVLGVDTDKDDAMETDLLQPPSPPKPKQEPPEPQNKPEDDLPTEKREALKEKQLGNDAYKKRSFEEALEHYNKAVELDPTEIIYLLNIAAVYFEQKEYDKCISQCEKAIEIGRENRADFKLIAKAFTRIGHVYKKMENWKQAKVAYEKSMSEHRTPEIKTLLSDIDKIIKEAEKKAYIDPEKAEEEKELGNKKFKEGDYPAAIKHYTEAVKRNPDDPKYYSNRAACYTKLAAFNLGLKDCEKCVEIDPKFIKGWIRKGKILQGMQQQGKALNAYQKALELDPSNSEALEGYRSCAVSASSNPEEVRKRAMADPEVQSILRDPAMRLILEQMQSDPRALQDHLRNPDIAAKLQKLLESGLIAIH